The following are encoded together in the Phocoena sinus isolate mPhoSin1 chromosome 11, mPhoSin1.pri, whole genome shotgun sequence genome:
- the PLXNB1 gene encoding plexin-B1 isoform X5, translated as MPALGPALLQALWAGWVLTLQPPPPTAFTPNGTHLQHLARDPTSGTLYLGATNFLFQLSPELQLEATVSTGPVLDSRDCLPPVTPDECPQAQPTNNPNQLLLVSPGALVVCGSVHQGVCEQRRLGLLGQLLLRPERPGDTQYVAANDPAVTTVGLVAQGLAGEPLLFVGRGYTSRGVGGGIPPITTRALRPLDPQAAFSYEETAKLAVGRLSEYSHHFVSAFARGASAYFLFLRRDLQAQSRAFRAYVSRVCLRDQHYYSYVELPLACQGSRYGLIQAAAVAMSAEVGRGEVLFAAFSSAAPPTVGRPPLAAAGASGASALCAFPLDEVDRLANRTRDACYTREGRAEDGAEVAYIEYDVNSDCAQLPVDTLDAYPCGSDHTPSPMASRVPLEATPVLEWPGVQLTAVAITVEDGHTIAFLGDSQGQLHKVYLGPGSDGHPYSTRIIQQGSAVSRDLIFDGAFEHLYVMTQSTLLKVPVASCAQHLDCASCLAHRDPYCGWCVLLGRCSRHSECSRGQGLERWLWSFQPEVGCLQVATLSPANISREERREVFLSVPDLPPLWPGESYSCHFGEYQSPALLTSSGVMCPSPDPSEAPELPREADHVSVSLELRFGAVVIAEASLSFYDCMAVTLLRPSAQCQACVRSLWGCNWCVWQHLCTHKALCDAGPMVVSRQSPPLSPAPPARDAPTSFPPTAPRATVALTPDALPVDTPSTATALDVPPGARPSLLSPRGPWAGPSPTPASASTGSPLHEAPPPPSPRQRPGTAVPAPTAFGPVATAEDLLASHPSPSDAAALPPALAEPGPEALPSAVPLDQPPGTAPATTFPGAAGSTKPALDWLMREGGELPEADEWTGGDTPAFSTSTLLSGDGDSAEHEGPPAPLILLSSLDYQYDTPGLWELEMTLGAGSCPCVESVQGSSLMPVHVQREVRLLGRNLRLFQDSPGDHECVMELEGHEVVVEARVECELPPDTRCHVTCQQHQLSYEALQPELRVGLFLRRAGHLRVDSVDGLHVVLYDCSVGHEDCSRCQTAMPQYGCVWCKGKHPRCVAQEACGEAEAVVTQCPAPLIHSVEPLTGPVDGGTRVTIRGSNLGQHVQDVQDTVRVAGVPCAVDAQEYEVSSSLVCITGASGEEVAGAVTVEVPGRGRGVSEHDFAYQDPKVHSIFPARGPRAGGTSLTLHGSKLLTGRLEDIRVVVGDQPCHLLLEQQAEQLRCETSPHPTPATLPVAVWFGAAERRLHHSQFEYTSDPNVTSAGPAKSFLSGGREIRVRGQNLDVVQTPRIRVTVATRAPGPGQGLGWRHRVIPETACSPGASCGGLHFEEPCHVNSSQLITCRTPALPGLPEDPWVRVEFILENLVFDFATLNPTPFSYEADPTLQPLNPEDPTAPFRHKPGSVLSVEGENLDLAMSKEEVVAMIGDGPCMVKTLTRHHLYCEPPVEQPLPRHHALREVPDALPEFTVQMGNLRFSLGHVQYDGESPVAFPMAAQVGLGVGTSLLALGVIIIVLMYRRKSKQALRDYKKVQIQLENLESSVRDRCKKEFTDLMTEMTDLTSDLLGSGIPFLDYTVYAERVFFPGHQESPLHRDLGVPESRRPTVEQGLGQLSNLLNSKLFLIKFIHTLESQRTFSARDRAYVASLLTVALHGKLEYFTDILRTLLSDLVAQYVAKNPKLMLRRTETVVEKLLTNWMSICLYTFVRDSVGEPLYMLFRGIKHQVDKGPVDSVTGKAKYTLNDNRLLREDVEYRPLTLNALLAVGPGAGEAQGVPVKVLDCDTISQAKEKMLDQLYKGVPLAQRPDPRTLDVEWRSGVAGHLILSDEDVTSEVQGLWRRLNTLQHYKVPDGATVALVPCLTKHVLRESQDYVPGERTPMLEDVDEGGIRPWHLVKPSEEPEPPRPRRGSLRGGERERAKAIPEIYLTRLLSMKGTLQKFVDDLFQVILSTSRPVPLAVKYFFDLLDEQAQQHGISDQDTVHIWKTNSLPLRFWINIIKNPQFVFDVQTSDNMDAVFLVIAQTFMDACTLADHKLGRDSPINKLLYARDIPRYKRMVERYYADIRQTIPASDQEMNSILAELSRNYSGDLGVRVALHELYKYINKYYDQIITALEEDGTAQKMQLGYRLQQIAAAVENKVTDL; from the exons ATGCCTGCCCTCGGCCCAGCTCTTCTCCAGGCACTCTGGGCCGGGTGGGTCCTCAccctccagccccctccaccGACTGCTTTCACTCCCAATGGTACGCATCTGCAGCACCTGGCGCGGGATCCCACCTCAGGCACCCTCTACCTAGGGGCCACCAACTTCCTGTTCCAGCTGAGCCCTGAACTGCAGCTGGAGGCCACTGTGTCCACTGGCCCTGTGCTAGACAGCAGGGACTGTCTGCCACCTGTGACGCCTGATGAGTGCCCTCAGGCCCAGCCCACCAACAACCCAAACCAGCTGCTCCTGGTGAGCCCCGGGGCCCTGGTGGTGTGTGGCAGTGTGCACCAGGGGGTCTGTGAGCAGCGGCGCCTGGGGCTGCTTGGGCAGCTGTTGCTGCGGCCAGAGCGACCTGGGGACACCCAGTATGTGGCCGCCAACGACCCTGCCGTCACCACGGTGGGACTGGTGGCCCAGGGCTTGGCTGGGGAGCCCCTCCTCTTTGTGGGGCGGGGCTACACCagcaggggtgtggggggaggcaTCCCTCCCATCACTACCCGCGCCTTAAGGCCGCTGGACCCGCAGGCTGCCTTCTCTTACGAGGAGACGGCCAAGCTAGCTGTGGGCCGCCTCTCCGAGTACAGCCACCACTTTGTGAGCGCCTTTGCACGCGGGGCCAGTGCCTACTTCCTGTTTCTCCGGCGGGACCTGCAGGCTCAGTCTCGAGCTTTCCGTGCCTATGTGTCCCGTGTGTGCCTCCGGGACCAGCACTACTACTCCTACGTGGAGTTGCCTCTGGCCTGTCAGGGGAGCCGCTACGGGCTGATCCAGGCTGCGGCTGTCGCCATGTCCGCGGAGGTGGGCCGGGGGGAGGTGCTCTTTGCAGCCTTCTCCTCGGCCGCTCCCCCCACTGTGGGCCGGCCCCCGTTGGCAGCTGCCGGGGCATCTGGAGCCTCTGCCCTCTGTGCCTTCCCTCTGGATGAGGTGGATCGCCTTGCTAATCGCACACGTGATGCCTGCTACACTCGGGAGGGCCGCGCTGAGGATGGGGCCGAGGTGGCCTACATTGAGTACGATGTCAATTCCGACTGTGCTCAGCTGCCCGTG GACACCCTGGATGCTTACCCTTGTGGCTCAGACCACACACCCAGCCCCATGGCCAGCCGTGTCCCCCTGGAAGCCACGCCAGTTCTGGAGTGGCCAGGGGTTCAGCTAACAGCCGTGGCGATCACTGTGGAAGATGGACACACCATTGCTTTCCTGGGTGACAGTCAAGGGCAGCTGCATAAG GTCTACTTGGGCCCAGGGAGTGATGGCCACCCGTACTCCACACGGATCATCCAGCAGGGGTCTGCGGTGAGCAGAGACCTCATCTTTGATGGGGCCTTCGAGCACCTGTATGTCATGACCCAGAGCACG CTTCTCAAGGTTCCTGTGGCCTCCTGTGCTCAGCACCTGGACTGTGCATCTTGTCTGGCTCACAGGGACCCATACTGTGGGTGGTGTGTGCTCCTCGGCAG GTGCAGTCGCCATTCCGAGTGCTCTCGGGGCCAGGGCTTAGAGCGGTGGCTGTGGAGCTTCCAGCCTGAGGTGGGCTGTCTGCAAGTGGCAACCTTGAGTCCTGCTAACATCAGCcgtgaggagaggagggag GTTTTCTTGTCGGTACCCGATCTGCCACCCCTGTGGCCAGGGGAGTCTTATTCCTGCCACTTTGGGGAATACCAGAGTCCTGCCCTGCTGACCAGTTCTGGTGTGATGTGCCCCTCCCCAGACCCTAGTGAGGCTCCAGAGCTGCCGAGAGAAGCTG ACCACGTCTCCGTGAGCCTGGAGCTCAGGTTTGGCGCCGTCGTGATTGCTGAGGCTTCCCTCTCCTTCTATGACTGCATGGCCGTCACCTTGCTCCGCCCATCTGCACA GTGCCAGGCCTGCGTGAGAAGCCTCTGGGGGTGTAACTGGTGCGTCTGGCAGCACCTGTGCACGCACAAGGCCTTGTGTGATGCTGGGCCCATGGTGGTCAGCCGACAG AGcccgcccctctccccagcccctcctgcaaGAGACGCacccacctccttcccacccacagcccccagggccacGGTCGCCCTGACTCCTGACGCCCTTCCTGTGGACACTCCTTCCACAGCCACAGCCTTGGATGTCCCACCTGGGGCCAGGCCTTCCCTGCTCAGCCCCCGGGGACCGTGGGCAGGTCCCAGCCCCACACCTGCCTCGGCTTCCACGGGCTCACCTCTCCACgaggcccctcctcctcccagcccccgccAGAGGCCTGGAACCGCTGTCCCTGCCCCTACAGCCTTCGGACCCGTGGCCACCGCCGAGGACCTCTTGGCCTCCCACCCATCGCCCTCAGATGCAGCAGCACTGCCCCCCGCCCTTGCAGAGCCTGGCCCCGAGGCTCTCCCCTCTGCGGTACCCCTGGACCAGCCCCCTGGCACGGCTCCCGCCACCACTTTCCCAGGGGCCGCTGGCTCCACGAAGCCTGCTCTGGACTGGCTCATGAGAGAAGGCGGCGAGCTGCCCGAGGCGGATGAGTGGACAGGGGGTGACACGCCCGCCTTCTCCACTTCCACCCTCCTCTCAGGTGATGGAGACTCTGCTGAGCATGAGGGCCCTCCTGCCCCCCTCATCCTCCTGTCCAGCCTTGACTACCAGTACGACACCCCTGGGCTCTGGGAGCTG GAGATGACCTTGGGGGCAGGCTCCTGCCCTTGTGTGGAGAGTGTGCAGGGCTCCAGCCTGATGCCGGTCCACGTGCAGCGAGAAGTGCGACTGCTGGGCAGGAACCTGCGCCTCTTCCAG GACAGCCCAGGAGACCATGAGTGTGTGATGGAGCTGGAGGGCCACGAGGTGGTGGTTGAGGCCCGGGTCGAATGCGAGCTGCCTCCAGATACCCGGTGCCATGTCACCTGCCAGCAGCACCAG CTCAGCTATGAGGCTCTACAGCCAGAGCTCCGCGTGGGGCTGTTTCTGCGTCGGGCTGGCCATCTGCGTGTGGACAGTGTGGATGGGCTGCACG TGGTGCTTTATGATTGTTCCGTGGGACACGAGGACTGCAGCCGCTGCCAAACTGCCATGCCCCAGTACGGCTGTGTGTGGTGCAAGGGGAAGCATCCACGCTGCGTGGCCCAGGAGGCCTGTGGCGAGGCTGAGGCTGTGGTCACCCAGTGCCCAGCACCCCTCATCCACTCG GTGGAGCCACTGACTGGGCCTGTAGACGGAGGCACCCGTGTCACCATCAGGGGCTCCAACCTGGGCCAACATGTGCAGGACGTGCAGGACACGGTCAGGGTGGCTGGAGTGCCCTGTGCTGTGGACGCTCAGGAGTACGAGGTGTCCAGCAG CCTTGTGTGTATCACTGGGGCCAGCGGGGAGGAGGTGGCAGGCGCTGTGACGGTGGAGGTGCCAGGAAGAGGACGCGGCGTCTCAGAGCATGACTTTGCCTACCAG GACCCAAAGGTGCATTCCATCTTCCCGGCCCGAGGCCCCAGAGCCGGGGGCACCAGCCTCACCCTGCATGGCTCCAAGCTTCTGACCGGGCGGCTGGAGGACATCCGAGTGGTAGTTGGAGACCAGCCTTGTCACCT gCTGCTGGAGCAGCAGGCGGAGCAACTGCGGTGTGAGACCAGCCCACACCCCACGCCTGCCACACTCCCCGTGGCCGTGTGGTTTGGGGCTGCTGAGCGGAGGCTTCATCACAGCCAGTTCGAGTACACATCAGATCCCAATGTCACCTCTGCTGGCCCTGCCAAGAGCTTCCTCAG TGGAGGACGTGAGATACGGGTCCGTGGCCAGAATTTGGACGTGGTACAGACACCAAGAATCCGAGTGACTGTGGCCACGAGAGCGCCAGGACCAGGCCAGGGGCTTGGGTGGAGGCACCGCGTGATCCCAGAGACGGCGTGCTCCCCCGGAGCCTCCTGTGGCGGCCTTCAC TTTGAGGAGCCCTGCCACGTGAACTCCTCCCAGCTCATCACGTGCCGCACGCCGGCCCTCCCAGGCCTGCCTGAGGACCCCTGGGTCCGTGTGGAATTCATCCTTGAAAACCTGGTCTTTGACTTTGCAACACTGAACCCCACACCCTTCTCCTATGAGGCCGACCCCACTCTGCAGCCGCTCAACCCCGAGGACCCCACCGCACCATTCCGGCACAAGCCTGGGAGTGTGCTCTCTGTGGAG GGGGAGAATCTGGACCTTGCAATGTCCAAGGAGGAGGTGGTGGCCATGATAGGGGACGGCCCCTGCATGGTGAAGACGCTGACCCGGCACCACCTGTACTGCGAGCCCCCCGTGGAGCAGCCTCTACCCCGGCACCATGCCCTCCGGGAGGTGCCTGATGCTTTGCCTGAGTTCACG GTGCAGATGGGGAACCTACGCTTCTCCTTAGGCCACGTGCAGTACGATGGCGAGAGCCCTGTGGCTTTTCCCATGGCAGCCCAGGTGGGCTTGGGGGTGGGCACCTCTCTTCTGGCTCTGGGTGTCATCATCATTGTCCTCATGTACAG GAGGAAGAGCAAGCAGGCTCTGAGAGACTATAAGAAGGTGCAGATCCAGCTGGAGAATCTGGAGAGCAGCGTGCGGGACCGCTGCAAGAAGGAGTTCACAG ACCTTATGACCGAGATGACCGATCTTACCAGTGACCTTCTGGGCAGCGGCATCCCCTTCCTCGACTACACTGTGTATGCCGAGAGGGTCTTCTTCCCTGGGCACCAGGAGTCACCCTTGCACCGGGACTTGGGCGTGCCTGAGAGCAGGCGACCCACTGTGGAACAAGGGCTGGGGCAGCTCTCCAACCTGCTTAACAGCAAGCTCTTCCTCATCAAG TTCATCCACACCCTGGAGAGCCAGCGCACCTTCTCAGCTCGGGACCGCGCCTACGTGGCATCTCTGCTCACCGTGGCACTGCACGGGAAGCTTGAGTACTTCACTGACATCCTGCGCACCCTGCTCAGTGACCTGGTGGCCCAGTACGTGGCCAAGAACCCCAAGCTGATGCTGCGCAG GACAGAGACTGTGGTGGAGAAGCTGCTCACCAACTGGATGTCCATCTGCCTCTACACTTTCGTGAGG GACTCGGTAGGGGAGCCTCTGTACATGCTTTTCCGTGGAATTAAGCATCAAGTGGACAAGGGGCCGGTAGACAGCGTGACTGGCAAAGCCAAATACACCCTGAATGACAACCGCCTGCTCCGAGAGGACGTGGAGTACCGTCCCCTG ACCTTGAATGCACTACTGGCTGTGGGGCCTGGAGCGGGAGAAGCCCAGGGCGTGCCTGTGAAGGTCCTGGACTGTGACACCATCTCCCAGGCCAAGGAAAAGATGTTGGACCAGCTTTATAAAGGAGTGCCTCTTGCCCAGCGGCCAGACCCCCGCACCCTGGACGTCG AATGGCGGTCTGGGGTGGCCGGGCATCTCATTCTTTCTGACGAGGACGTGACTTCTGAGGTCCAGGGTCTGTGGAGGCGCCTGAACACCCTGCAACATTAcaag GTCCCAGACGGAGCAACTGTGGCCCTCGTCCCCTGCCTCACCAAGCATGTCCTCCGGGAAAGCCAGGATTATGTCCCTGGAGAGA GGACCCCAATGCTGGAGGATGTGGACGAGGGGGGCATCCGGCCCTGGCACCTGGTGAAGCCAAGCGAGGAGCCGGAGCCGCCCAGGCCTCGGAGGGGCAGCCTCCGGGGCGGGGAGCGGGAGCGAGCCAAGGCCATCCCTGAGATCTACCTGACCCGCCTGCTGTCCATGAAG GGCACCCTGCAGAAGTTTGTGGATGACCTGTTCCAGGTGATTCTCAGCACCAGCCGTCCCGTGCCGCTCGCTGTGAAGTACTTCTTTGACCTGCTGGACGAGCAGGCCCAGCAGCATGGCATCTCGGACCAGGACACCGTCCACATATGGAAGACCaacag CTTGCCGCTGAGGTTCTGGATCAATATCATAAAAAACCCGCAGTTTGTGTTCGACGTGCAGACATCTGATAACATGGATGCAGTGTTCCTGGTCATTGCACAGACCTTCATGGACGCCTGCACCCTGGCTGACCACAAGCTGGGCCGG GACTCTCCCATCAACAAACTTCTGTATGCTCGGGATATTCCCCGGTACAAACGGATGGTGGAAAG GTACTATGCAGACATCAGACAGACCATCCCCGCCAGTGATCAAGAGATGAACTCCATCCTGGCCGAGCTGTCCCGG AACTACTCTGGAGACCTGGGGGTGCGAGTGGCCCTGCACGAACTCTACAAGTATATCAACAAATACTATGACCAG ATCATCACTGCCCTGGAGGAAGATGGCACGGCCCAGAAGATGCAGCTGGGCTATCGGCTCCAGCAGATCGCAGCGGCTGTAGAAAACAAGGTCACAGATCTGTAG